The window ttttcattaaaatgtaacCTCAGggttgtttgtcttttgaggttccactgtctTTTACTCGACATTGATATTTGTTATGAAAAagctgcctgtttttttttcccagggtgGCTGAGCTTCAGCTAAAAGGGCTGACTGATAACCAGGAAAACTGGCAAAATCTTGACGATATCAATGACGTGTTCCATAACAAAGACACGCCCTTATCAGGTACTGAGGCTTCATGGTTCTTccgtcctgaaaaaaaaaagcaaaatattgttCGGCTGAAGCCACAAACGGACGTTCCGTGCTGGTTCCAATCACAAAATTGACTCCTTGTCAACATGTCGGCCGAGTGCTCAAAAATAGCTTAGTTTTCAAATTCTGCTGATATGGTTAgcagtaaaaaatattataacaaGTTCCCTtcccattgtaaaaaaaataaatcaaataaataaaaatctacatCTAAGAGTAGCGTAGGGACAATTCTTGAGCATTCTTGtgttttgacaaaattattattattttttaaatatcttttttgtCAGATTATGTGCAGGAACACTGGAAAGAGGACTGGCTCTTTGCCTACCAGTATCTAAATGGTGTCAATCCCACCTTGATCCGACGTTGCAAATATCTTCCCAACAACTTCCCTGTGACTGATGACATGGCCTTCATCCCCGATGGCTCAAACCTTTCCACTGAGTTGCAGGTATCACGTTTGACGGAAGATGTGAATAAATTTGTCAATGGCACAATTTAACATCGGCATTACACTACAATACATGCAGTATCTACAATTTAAACATCCAGATACGTTTTCCCTGAAACAGCAAGGCAACATATACTTGTGTGACTACAAGAACCTGGACGGGATGCAGGCAAACATCGTCCAAGGGATTCAACAGTACCTGATGGCGCCCCTCGTCCTGCTTCACAAAAGACCCGATGACAAGCTGATGCCTATTGCCATTCAGGTGATGGATTTACGCCAATACATAGTACTGAGATTGTAAGTGACAGAAATTCCACCGTACCAGACATACTATGCAGTCCTTTTTCAAGAATTACAGCTACGGTGCAGAGGGTGACTGCTTAATGCGAACGATATATTTATACAGGTAATGGCTTTATCAAAATGTCTCCTGAGGCAGCTCATAGGCGGGAAAATAATCAGCACCTCAAAATCTGTGGTGGAGAGCACCTtccaaaagcagcaacaaaGTCTAGTGAAGTTTTTGGGTCTATCCCAAGGAACGATGGAGCATGAGAACTGCAGACGGATCACTGCAGCATttgcagtaaaaaacaaaacaaaaaaaacgtcagTCAAATGTTCAATCGTATTGATgcctccccctcctcccacAGCTGAAGCAGACTCCAGCTGACGACAACCCAATCTTTCTCCCAACTGACTCGATGTATGACTGGCTGACAGCTAAGATTTTTGTGAGAAGTGCAGATTTCACCGAGCACCAGCTCAATACGCACTTGCTGCGCACACACCTGCTGGCGGAGGCTTTCACAATGTCACTGTTGCGCAACCTGCCCATGGTGCATCCCTTGTACAAGGTAATAGGAAATTTCCCACTTTGGTTTCAACCAAGTGCTATTTTTGATCGAGACATCTGTTGTCTCAAGATTTTGTTTCATAGTCTTTATCTTCTGTCCCTTTAGCTCCTCATACCCCACACACGATACACTCTGCAGATCAATGAATTAGCTCGGGACACGCTCATAGGACCCAAAGGAGTCTTTACCCTGGTAAAAGTCAATCTTTGCTTTCAGCATGGCATATACGATTCTCTGTTTTACACCATGTATTTTACTATTCCTCAGTTTTCTGCTTCTGGGGGAGAGACTTCGCTAAAGATCTTAACAAGATCACAGTCCTCGATCACCTACAGGTCCCTTTGCATCCCAGACGATATCGCTGATCGAGACATGCTGGATTTGCCTAACTTCTACTACAGGGATGATGGGCTCCAAATTTGGAGCATCATGTTCAAGTAGGATAAGagtttttttgtacaagaaaaaaataatacaataccaTTCTCTACATAAGTTAACTTGTAGAGGGGTGGCGGATGGGCCCAGGAAGAATTCAAAGATCAAAATTTGAAGATCTAAATGTGCTGATATAGTTTAGGAATTATTTTTGCACCATTTCACCCAAAATTACATCATCTTGAACTAAATACATGTGACATATTCAGAAGAGTGGTTGTGTAATGATACAAGATGTCTCTTAAAAGATTTGTGCAGGGAGTTATACAGTACTACTACAAAAGTGACAGCGAGGTCCAGCGAGACTCAGAACTGCAGACTTGGATTGGGGACATTTTTGAACATGGATTCCTTTCCCAGCCACAATCAGGTGATTTTAGATGGGCCGTGCaacatattcatttttattcttcAGCACCTTTTCGCAAGGGCATCGTGTTTAAGTTCCCCAAtggacaattccaaacatccgggcattttttatatttccgtAATGCAATGAAAACAAACGGTTGGATTATTCTtacctgtgactagcatacaaatcAGTGAGACTTCTATGACATTTCATCAGTTTGAAATCAAACAATGCTTATAGACTAaaaatgatccaaagtccagtgcttcctttcaccgagtaaaattgccattttgacttgtattAACTTTTATCATAGTGCCACACATGTTACTTACCAGCACAAACATCTCATAACGATGCCTTTTTCCTCACACTTTTCTCAGGTATCCCACAGAGTTTCACCACTGTGCCAGAGCTGATCAAATTCGCAACCATGGTGATGTTTACTAGCTCGTGCCAGCATGCAGCTGTAAACAGCGGCCAGGTAAATTCCTTGCATTCCCCCTGGTCTAAGCAGGTATAAAAAGACGCATATTGTAAACCCTTACTGCAGTACGATTATGGTGGCTGGATGCCCAACACCCCCGCGACCCTGCAGCGTCCTCCCCCAACCAAAAAGGGGACAACCAGTGAGGCTACAATGTTGCAGACGTTGCCCGTCATCAACGTGACTGTTCAGGGAATGGCTACAGTCTGGCTGCTCAGCAGGCAGTCCTCTGACTTTGTAAGTAGACCAAAGCTTATACGACTAAATAaatacccatccatccattttctatggaaCTCCTCATTCTACTTCTCAGTGAGCTGGAGCCTCTTCCAGCTGACTAGGCGAGAGACAGGGTACACACCCTACTCACAGGACAGGATATTGGAAAACAGTTTTTAACATCAATGCTTTCGGATTGTGGGAGAAAAGCTGGAGTGTCCCGAAAAAATCCATACAAGCACTGAGAGAACggagctgagatttgaacctcAGAGATTCAAGGTGGACTTGCTAATGGCTAGGTTATTTCAGGTCCCCGTGTTTTCAGGACTAATTTTAAGATTCATATGGCTTTTAAATGGCGTAATGGTCTTGGTCTTCTACTCCAATGGATGGAAGGAATGACTCATGAAAACAGGTCCCAACACCCACAACATGGTCGCATAGTCCACACAGTACATGATAACTGGTTGGCAAAACTCACACGCAACCTCGAGTATCTGCCTTAAAGTACATAGTTGGTCGGCTCAAGTGTCTCAAATCAAAAGATAATTGTTTGGTAATTGAACTTTTATATACTGACGTGTATTCTTTGTGTCACCAGGTCCCCCTCGGACACTACCCAGACGACCAATTCACCCAGGAGATCCCCCGCCAGCTGCAAAAGGACTTCAAAGCCGAGCTCGACAAGTTGTCGATCACGATTAACAACAGAAACAAAAGTCTGGAGATCCCTTACACTTACCTGGATCCGAAGAATATAGAGAACAGTGTGGCCATCTAAACATTGGAAAGTCACAATCAGAATGGGAATTTAATGTTTATAATGCAGTTCTATAGGGTAGAGAGGGTTACCAGTCATTATGGCTTGTTTGTGCTGGGCAATGTAAATTATAATAAGCATTCATAAAAAAGCTAGTGTCTTTTATAACACGTGCGCAGTTGCCACATCTAAAGTTGCCCATTCTTGTACCAAGACTACGCTTGACCAGTTTGTTACCTAGTGAGAGCCTTATGGGGATGATTGTGGGGTCTCTGGGGGTACCTCACTGAGGATACTacaattttgtttaattatatGTTTAATTTGATTAGCCTCAGAGGTGTAAGTTGTTACAAATTATATTTGATTTGTGCTTtcttcattgtttttggggggaattaataaatcatttaaattttgacTCTCAGCTCTCTGATAagctatatattttattttttttgtaacctcTACTTTGAAATCTTTGTCCCATATCTTGAGCATGATCATCACAAATCTTcc of the Vanacampus margaritifer isolate UIUO_Vmar chromosome 7, RoL_Vmar_1.0, whole genome shotgun sequence genome contains:
- the LOC144055695 gene encoding arachidonate 12-lipoxygenase, 12R-type-like, which gives rise to MVDYEVTVYTGDRVHATTVNPVHIKLVGTEGESDRTWLRSLVIFRGAVTKYTVSCPKSLGRLLLIELDKRQFLILPGDAWFPDKVEIKSPESDIYTFPIYCWISDSETHRYREGKALRIFDESHPLGQYAREEELSQRSVDYVWDLYNPGLTYSIKADGPMTLPDEVQFSFTKATEFAFGAATGVAELQLKGLTDNQENWQNLDDINDVFHNKDTPLSDYVQEHWKEDWLFAYQYLNGVNPTLIRRCKYLPNNFPVTDDMAFIPDGSNLSTELQQGNIYLCDYKNLDGMQANIVQGIQQYLMAPLVLLHKRPDDKLMPIAIQLKQTPADDNPIFLPTDSMYDWLTAKIFVRSADFTEHQLNTHLLRTHLLAEAFTMSLLRNLPMVHPLYKLLIPHTRYTLQINELARDTLIGPKGVFTLFSASGGETSLKILTRSQSSITYRSLCIPDDIADRDMLDLPNFYYRDDGLQIWSIMFKFVQGVIQYYYKSDSEVQRDSELQTWIGDIFEHGFLSQPQSGIPQSFTTVPELIKFATMVMFTSSCQHAAVNSGQYDYGGWMPNTPATLQRPPPTKKGTTSEATMLQTLPVINVTVQGMATVWLLSRQSSDFVPLGHYPDDQFTQEIPRQLQKDFKAELDKLSITINNRNKSLEIPYTYLDPKNIENSVAI